In the Aneurinibacillus soli genome, one interval contains:
- a CDS encoding DUF4230 domain-containing protein, which translates to MNNKEEIIRQVRETGSENGKATVYHLPYGEIEPQSVSKSVSTKPKKKMWLFRVPGARMWKNMRRFLVVAVAGVLLVAGGIVVGNKWISTPDMNRQTVIEEVRELSYLTTAEAVVTTTLTGEDAYKFYDMELPGTKRVVHMDVPAKLLVGINLKQLTANDISIDQINKQITIILPHAGFLQEPNIDMDKVKLFSESGMFRRDLSPSEQQELLVQARGKLEQEAAESGVIQTAEDRAVRVLQQIYKPVGYHVNVAFQ; encoded by the coding sequence ATTTGCCATACGGAGAGATCGAGCCGCAATCTGTCTCGAAGTCCGTGAGTACAAAACCGAAAAAGAAAATGTGGCTATTCCGTGTTCCGGGAGCACGCATGTGGAAAAACATGCGTCGCTTTCTAGTAGTAGCAGTAGCCGGGGTACTGCTTGTGGCAGGTGGTATAGTAGTTGGAAACAAATGGATCAGTACGCCGGATATGAACAGGCAAACGGTGATTGAAGAGGTGCGAGAACTTTCGTATCTGACGACCGCAGAAGCAGTGGTCACCACTACCCTTACAGGCGAAGATGCCTACAAGTTTTATGACATGGAGCTTCCAGGAACGAAACGAGTGGTACATATGGATGTTCCGGCCAAATTGCTTGTTGGTATTAACTTGAAGCAATTAACCGCAAATGATATATCCATCGATCAGATAAATAAGCAGATTACGATTATTCTGCCGCACGCCGGGTTTTTGCAGGAGCCAAACATTGACATGGATAAGGTGAAGCTGTTCTCTGAATCCGGTATGTTCCGTCGGGATTTATCGCCTTCGGAGCAGCAGGAGTTGCTTGTGCAAGCACGCGGCAAGTTGGAGCAGGAAGCAGCCGAGAGTGGCGTGATTCAGACGGCGGAAGATCGAGCGGTACGGGTATTGCAGCAGATCTATAAGCCGGTCGGCTATCACGTGAACGTGGCCTTTCAATAA